One stretch of Sander lucioperca isolate FBNREF2018 chromosome 13, SLUC_FBN_1.2, whole genome shotgun sequence DNA includes these proteins:
- the LOC116060369 gene encoding putative olfactory receptor 52L2 yields MENYTYNSLTLQLEGLMVTNTNKYPVFLFLLLAYVFILIANVGIVILIWTDRSLHQPMYLLFCNLSINDVMGNSLLVPRVLADILVPPSERLIHYYECLMQAFTAHMFGTNSHTVLMIMAFDRYVAICNPLRYATIMNGKMVIKLTVSAWGVSFVLVAILLGLTIRLNRCRTLITNPYCDNPSLFKLSCEDVFINNVYGLAFTVILLSSSICSIILTYSNITAACLTSNSKSLNSKALKTCSTHLCLYLIMLASGLIPIALHRFPQFPEYRKISAILFNVVPGSLNPVIYGLQSQEILKCLSKLFHLKIVIPSL; encoded by the coding sequence ATGGAAAACTATACATACAACAGCCTCACTCTTCAGCTCGAGGGGTTAATGGTCACCAACACTAACAAGTACCCTGTCTTCTTATTTCTGCTCTTGGCCTATGTGTTCATCTTAATTGCCAACGTGGGCATCGTGATCTTGATATGGACGGATAGAAGCCTCCATCAGCCGATGTATCTCCTCTTCTGTAACCTGTCAATAAATGACGTCATGGGAAACTCTCTCCTGGTTCCACGGGTGCTCGCAGACATCCTGGTGCCCCCCTCTGAGCGCCTTATTCACTACTATGAGTGTCTGATGCAAGCTTTTACCGCACATATGTTCGGTACCAACTCACACACAGTGCTCATGATTATGGCCTTTGACAGATATGTGGCCATCTGTAATCCCCTGCGATATGCTACGATAATGAACGGGAAAATGGTGATCAAGCTGACAGTTTCTGCCTGGGGAGTGTCCTTTGTTTTGGTGGCCATTCTGCTCGGTCTGACTATACGGCTGAACCGATGCAGGACTCTGATCACAAATCCTTACTGTGATAATCCCTCGCTCTTTAAACTCTCCTGTGAGGATGTGTTCATCAATAACGTCTATGGCCTCGCTTTCACTGTCATCCTGCTCTCATCCTCTATTTGCAGTATAATTCTCACATATTCTAATATCACAGCAGCCTGTCTGACTAGTAACAGCAAATCTTTGAACAGTAAAGCCTTGAAGACCTGCAGCACTCATCTGTGCCTGTATCTGATCATGCTTGCTAGTGGGCTGATCCCCATCGCCCTTCATCGCTTCCCCCAGTTCCCAGAGTACAGGAAGATTTCAGCCATTCTCTTTAACGTTGTTCCCGGCAGCCTCAACCCTGTTATCTATGGGCTGCAATCCCAAGAAATACTCAAGTGTTTGtcaaaactattccacctgaaAATAGTTATTCCATCACTTTAA
- the LOC116060393 gene encoding putative olfactory receptor 52L2: MENYTYNSLTLQLEGLMVTNTNKYPVFLFLLLAYVFILIANVGIVILIWTDRSLHQPMYLLFCNLSINDVMGNSLLVPRVLADILVPPSERLIHYYECLMQAFTTHMFGTNAHTVLMIMAFDRYVAICNPLRYATIMNGKMVIKLTVSAWGVSFVLVAILLGLTIRLNRCRTLITNPYCDNASLFKLSCEDVFINNVYGLAFTVVLLSSSICSIILTYSKITAACLTSNSKSLNSKALKTCSTHLCLYLIMLVTGLMLIALHRFPQFPEYRKISAILFNIVPGSLNPVIYGLQSQEILKCLSKLFHLKRVIP; this comes from the coding sequence ATGGAAAACTATACATACAACAGCCTCACTCTTCAGCTCGAGGGGTTAATGGTCACCAACACTAACAAGTACCCTGTCTTCTTATTTCTGCTCTTGGCCTATGTGTTCATCTTAATTGCCAACGTGGGCATCGTGATCTTGATATGGACGGATAGAAGCCTCCATCAGCCGATGTATCTCCTCTTCTGTAACCTGTCGATAAATGACGTCATGGGAAACTCTCTCCTGGTTCCACGGGTGCTCGCAGACATCCTGGTGCCCCCCTCTGAGCGCCTTATTCACTACTATGAGTGTCTGATGCAAGCTTTTACCACACATATGTTCGGCACCAACGCACACACAGTGCTCATGATTATGGCCTTTGACAGATATGTGGCCATCTGTAATCCCCTGCGATATGCTACGATAATGAACGGCAAAATGGTGATCAAGCTGACAGTTTCTGCCTGGGGAGTGTCCTTTGTTTTGGTGGCCATTCTGCTCGGTCTGACCATACGGCTGAACCGATGCAGGACTCTGATCACAAATCCTTACTGTGATAATGCATCGCTCTTTAAACTCTCCTGTGAGGATGTGTTCATCAATAACGTCTATGGCCTCGCTTTCACTGTCGTCCTGCTCTCATCCTCTATTTGCAGTATAATTCTCACATATTCTAAAATCACAGCAGCCTGTCTGACTAGTAACAGCAAATCTTTGAACAGTAAAGCCTTGAAGACCTGCAGCACTCATCTGTGCCTGTATCTGATCATGCTTGTCACTGGCCTGATGCTCATTGCCCTTCATCGCTTCCCCCAGTTCCCAGAGTACAGGAAGATTTCAGCCATTCTCTTTAACATTGTTCCCGGCAGCCTCAACCCTGTTATCTATGGGCTGCAATCCCAAGAAATACTCAAGTGTTTGtcaaaactattccacctgaaAAGAGTTATACCATAA